A DNA window from Comamonas sp. 26 contains the following coding sequences:
- a CDS encoding restriction endonuclease — MAENSLFAVLMRSRWWISFAICAAVVLVSLALFPKDISPFAALGAFPFFVVGCIAFYKQMSAPSPAQMEEIQQVIAAQSWADFSTQLQTAWQAEGYDVQRLNLPGADLLLTRNGQTSVVSARRWKAATHGVEPLRELQAAQAKQQADLAIYVALQPLGDNASSWAAQNQVVVLNGKSMATLIAKNRKKR; from the coding sequence ATGGCCGAAAACTCCCTGTTTGCAGTCCTGATGCGCTCGCGCTGGTGGATCAGCTTTGCGATCTGCGCCGCTGTGGTGCTGGTGTCGCTGGCGCTATTCCCCAAGGACATATCGCCCTTTGCCGCCCTGGGTGCATTCCCGTTTTTTGTCGTGGGCTGCATCGCCTTCTACAAACAGATGAGCGCGCCCAGCCCGGCGCAGATGGAAGAAATCCAGCAAGTCATTGCCGCGCAGAGCTGGGCCGACTTCAGCACGCAGCTGCAAACCGCATGGCAAGCCGAGGGCTATGACGTGCAGCGCCTGAACCTGCCCGGCGCAGACCTGCTGCTGACCCGCAACGGCCAGACCAGCGTGGTCAGCGCCCGCCGCTGGAAGGCCGCCACCCATGGCGTGGAGCCGCTGCGCGAGCTGCAGGCGGCACAAGCCAAGCAGCAGGCCGATCTGGCCATTTATGTGGCGCTGCAGCCACTGGGCGACAACGCCTCCAGCTGGGCCGCGCAGAACCAGGTGGTGGTGCTGAACGGTAAATCCATGGCGACCTTGATCGCAAAAAACCGCAAGAAGCGCTAA
- the apbC gene encoding iron-sulfur cluster carrier protein ApbC encodes MAVTEQALLSAFAGVLDPHTGKDFVSTRALRNLQIAGDDVSFDVEMGYPAQSLHAALRSAFIAAAKSVAGVGNVSVNITTKVASHAVQRGVQLLTGVKNIIAISSGKGGVGKSTTTANLALALAAEGARVGILDADIYGPSQPMMMGVSGKPESHDGKTMEPLENYGVQVMSIGLLVNNDQAMIWRGPMATQALEQMLRQTNWKDLDYLFVDMPPGTGDIQLTLAQRVPMTGAVVVTTPQDIALIDAKKGIQMFEKVGVPILGLVENMAAHVCTNCGHVEHIFGADGGKKMAGEQNIDYLGALPLSLQIRLQADSGKPTVVAEPESEAAQIYKKVARDLAVKVALKAKDFSSKFPTITVSSNT; translated from the coding sequence ATGGCTGTTACAGAACAAGCGCTGCTGAGCGCATTCGCTGGCGTGCTCGATCCGCACACAGGCAAGGACTTTGTGAGCACCCGCGCCCTGCGCAACCTGCAGATCGCCGGAGATGACGTCTCGTTTGACGTGGAAATGGGCTACCCCGCCCAAAGCTTGCACGCAGCCCTGCGCAGCGCGTTCATTGCCGCAGCCAAGTCCGTGGCCGGTGTGGGCAATGTTTCGGTCAACATTACTACCAAGGTTGCATCGCATGCCGTGCAGCGCGGTGTGCAGCTGCTGACGGGTGTGAAGAACATCATCGCCATCTCGTCCGGCAAGGGCGGCGTGGGAAAGAGCACGACCACCGCCAATCTGGCGCTGGCGCTGGCGGCCGAAGGCGCGCGCGTGGGTATTCTGGATGCCGATATCTATGGCCCCAGCCAGCCCATGATGATGGGCGTGTCGGGCAAGCCCGAGAGCCATGACGGAAAGACCATGGAGCCGCTGGAGAACTACGGCGTGCAGGTCATGTCCATCGGTCTGCTGGTCAATAACGACCAGGCCATGATCTGGCGCGGCCCCATGGCCACACAGGCGCTGGAGCAGATGCTGCGCCAGACCAACTGGAAGGATCTGGACTATCTGTTTGTCGACATGCCACCCGGCACCGGCGACATCCAGCTGACGCTGGCCCAGCGCGTACCCATGACGGGCGCCGTGGTGGTGACCACGCCCCAGGACATTGCGCTGATCGATGCCAAGAAGGGCATTCAGATGTTCGAAAAGGTGGGCGTGCCCATCCTGGGCCTGGTCGAAAACATGGCCGCTCACGTTTGCACCAACTGCGGTCATGTCGAGCATATCTTTGGCGCTGACGGCGGCAAGAAGATGGCTGGCGAGCAGAACATCGACTATCTGGGCGCGCTGCCTTTGTCGCTGCAGATTCGCCTGCAGGCCGACAGTGGCAAGCCCACCGTGGTGGCAGAGCCTGAGAGCGAAGCGGCCCAGATCTACAAAAAGGTCGCCCGCGATCTGGCTGTGAAGGTGGCGCTCAAGGCCAAGGACTTCTCCAGCAAGTTCCCCACGATCACGGTGAGCAGCAACACCTGA
- a CDS encoding LysR substrate-binding domain-containing protein, with protein MNLLTSLRYLVALNEHRHFARAAQACHITQPALSNALRALEAEFGAVIVRRGRVFGGLTPEGEQVLATALSMLKAEEALRQDLSVGAGQLKGKLRMAAVPTAMPMLTRFAALLRARHPGITPMVLSMSSLEIEAGLEDLSLDLALGYSDRLLARESARITVWPQYQEHYFLLSPATEKSSQKAVKWAQAAKLPLCLLTPDMHNRLIVDQSFKAAGCEVSAAMETNSVLSLMMAVSDGGLHSVLPGALVATLPEAAALNVRPLITPQAQTAIAFLTQPKETATRALLAAMALMETTQWREQCTRFAGAVRDRV; from the coding sequence ATGAACCTGCTGACCTCCCTGCGTTATCTGGTGGCACTCAATGAGCACCGCCATTTCGCAAGGGCGGCGCAGGCTTGCCATATCACGCAGCCTGCACTGTCCAACGCGCTCAGGGCGCTGGAGGCCGAGTTTGGCGCGGTCATTGTGCGACGTGGCCGTGTGTTTGGCGGGCTGACGCCCGAAGGCGAGCAGGTGCTGGCCACGGCGCTGTCCATGCTCAAGGCCGAAGAAGCCTTGCGCCAGGACTTGAGTGTGGGGGCCGGTCAGCTCAAAGGCAAGCTGCGCATGGCCGCCGTGCCCACGGCCATGCCCATGCTGACGCGCTTTGCCGCGCTGTTGCGTGCACGGCATCCGGGCATCACGCCCATGGTGCTGTCCATGAGCTCGCTGGAAATTGAAGCCGGGCTGGAAGACCTGTCGCTGGATCTGGCGCTGGGATACAGCGACCGCTTGCTTGCGCGGGAGAGTGCCCGAATCACCGTCTGGCCGCAGTATCAGGAGCATTACTTTCTGCTCAGTCCTGCGACTGAAAAATCAAGCCAAAAAGCCGTCAAGTGGGCGCAGGCCGCCAAGCTGCCGCTATGCCTTTTGACGCCTGATATGCACAACCGCCTGATCGTGGACCAGAGTTTCAAGGCGGCAGGCTGCGAGGTCAGCGCTGCCATGGAAACCAATTCCGTGCTCAGCCTGATGATGGCCGTCAGCGATGGCGGCCTGCACAGCGTACTGCCCGGCGCGCTGGTCGCCACCTTGCCAGAAGCTGCCGCGCTGAACGTGCGCCCGCTGATTACGCCCCAGGCGCAGACGGCGATTGCCTTTTTGACGCAGCCCAAAGAAACCGCCACCCGCGCCCTGTTGGCGGCCATGGCCTTGATGGAAACCACACAGTGGCGTGAGCAATGCACGCGCTTTGCCGGGGCTGTGCGGGACCGAGTTTGA
- a CDS encoding formate dehydrogenase subunit gamma: MPHEKTVPLAQLAPQKLSTQQVEALNHALARFASEPGGLLPLLHVVQHSLGFIPRAAVPPIADAFKLSRAEVHGVISYYPHLREQPHGQTLIQICRAESCQSRGADALLAHAEQVLGCKAHETTADGCVTLEPVYCLGLCAQSPALMVNEVEVHAHLTPFKLDALLQDLKSKPVIALMDKAQEAMESGADTVRIYVPRDAAALAVGADEVARVLAEECAARDLPVELVRNGSRGLLWLETLVEVETAQGRVAYGPVSGADVPGLLDAGLLQGGAHALCHGLTDQIPYLAKQERLTFARVGVIDPLSLADYAAHGGWQGLKAAAVIGPEAVVQQVLDSGLRGRGGAAFPAGIKWKTVAAAAGTQKYIACNADEGDSGTFADRLLMEGDPFCLIEGMAIAALAVGATQGYIYVRSEYPHAIATLKEAIARASAAGWLGGNVAGSGRAFYLQVRKGAGSYVCGEETAMLESIEGKRGIVRAKPPLPAIEGLFGQPTVINNVITLATVPVILAKGAAFYQGYGMGRSRGTLPFQLAGNIARGGLVEKAFGLSLRGLVEDFGGGTATGRPIKAIQVGGPLGSYVAPADWDDPLDYEAYAAKGNVVGHGGLVVHDDGSNMARLARYAMEFCAIESCGKCTPCRIGSTRGVEVIDRITANTGAVHAANVALLESLCDLMEGSSMCAMGGMTPYPVRSALTHYPQDFGIESAAAVMPV; this comes from the coding sequence ATGCCCCATGAAAAAACCGTGCCGCTGGCCCAGCTTGCGCCGCAAAAGCTAAGCACCCAACAAGTTGAAGCTCTGAACCACGCGCTGGCGCGTTTTGCCAGCGAACCCGGTGGCCTGCTGCCACTGCTGCATGTCGTGCAGCACTCGCTGGGCTTTATTCCGCGCGCCGCCGTACCGCCGATTGCCGACGCCTTCAAACTCTCGCGGGCCGAGGTGCATGGCGTCATTAGCTACTACCCCCATCTGCGTGAGCAGCCTCATGGTCAGACCCTGATTCAGATCTGCCGCGCCGAATCCTGCCAGTCACGCGGCGCTGATGCGCTGCTGGCCCATGCTGAGCAAGTGCTGGGCTGCAAGGCTCATGAAACCACCGCTGATGGCTGCGTAACGCTTGAGCCCGTGTACTGCCTGGGACTGTGCGCCCAGTCGCCCGCGCTCATGGTCAACGAGGTGGAGGTCCATGCCCACCTCACGCCGTTCAAGCTGGATGCATTGCTGCAGGATTTGAAGTCAAAACCGGTTATAGCGCTTATGGATAAAGCGCAGGAAGCTATGGAATCAGGAGCGGACACCGTACGCATCTATGTGCCACGCGATGCCGCTGCGCTGGCCGTGGGCGCTGACGAGGTAGCCCGCGTGCTGGCTGAGGAATGCGCGGCGCGCGACCTGCCTGTCGAGCTGGTACGCAATGGCTCGCGCGGTCTGTTGTGGCTGGAGACTCTGGTCGAAGTCGAGACCGCGCAAGGCCGCGTGGCCTATGGCCCGGTCAGCGGGGCCGACGTGCCCGGCTTGCTGGATGCCGGCCTGCTGCAAGGCGGTGCGCACGCGCTATGCCATGGCTTGACCGATCAAATCCCCTATCTGGCAAAGCAGGAACGCCTCACTTTTGCCCGCGTGGGAGTGATTGATCCGCTGAGCTTGGCAGACTATGCCGCCCATGGTGGCTGGCAAGGTCTGAAGGCCGCAGCGGTCATAGGGCCCGAAGCCGTGGTGCAGCAGGTGCTGGACTCGGGCCTGCGTGGGCGCGGTGGCGCGGCGTTTCCGGCCGGCATCAAGTGGAAGACGGTGGCGGCTGCGGCAGGTACGCAAAAATACATTGCTTGCAATGCCGATGAAGGAGATTCGGGCACGTTCGCCGACCGCCTGCTGATGGAAGGCGACCCGTTCTGCCTGATCGAAGGCATGGCGATTGCGGCGCTGGCCGTGGGTGCCACCCAAGGCTATATCTATGTGCGCAGCGAGTATCCGCATGCGATTGCCACATTGAAAGAAGCCATTGCCCGCGCCAGCGCGGCGGGCTGGCTGGGCGGCAATGTGGCTGGTAGCGGCCGGGCGTTTTATCTGCAGGTTCGCAAAGGTGCGGGCAGCTATGTCTGCGGTGAAGAAACCGCGATGCTGGAGAGCATCGAAGGCAAACGCGGCATTGTGCGGGCCAAGCCGCCGCTGCCGGCCATCGAAGGTCTGTTTGGCCAACCCACGGTGATCAACAACGTGATCACGCTGGCGACCGTGCCTGTCATTTTGGCCAAGGGCGCTGCCTTTTATCAGGGCTATGGCATGGGCCGCTCGCGCGGCACGCTGCCGTTTCAGCTGGCCGGCAATATCGCGCGCGGCGGACTGGTGGAAAAAGCCTTTGGCCTGAGCTTGCGCGGGTTGGTCGAGGACTTTGGCGGCGGCACGGCCACGGGCCGGCCCATCAAGGCGATACAGGTGGGCGGGCCGCTGGGCAGTTATGTGGCACCCGCCGACTGGGACGATCCTCTGGACTACGAAGCCTATGCCGCCAAAGGCAATGTGGTGGGCCATGGCGGCCTGGTGGTGCATGACGATGGGTCCAATATGGCCCGGCTGGCGCGCTATGCCATGGAGTTTTGTGCGATCGAATCCTGCGGCAAATGCACGCCTTGCCGCATAGGCTCCACACGTGGGGTGGAGGTTATCGATCGCATCACGGCCAACACAGGCGCTGTGCATGCCGCCAATGTGGCGCTGCTGGAAAGCCTGTGCGACCTCATGGAGGGCAGCAGCATGTGTGCCATGGGCGGGATGACGCCTTATCCGGTGCGCTCGGCGCTCACCCACTATCCGCAGGACTTCGGCATCGAGTCCGCAGCCGCCGTCATGCCCGTCTGA
- the fdhF gene encoding formate dehydrogenase subunit alpha produces the protein MLEHLKHTDFGTPLSLSEELVTLQIDGREVTVPKGTSLMRAAVDGGIKVPKLCATDSLEPFGSCRLCLVQIEGRKGYPASCTTPAESGMKVKTQSPQLQELRKGVMELYISDHPLDCLTCSSNGDCELQDMAGVVGLREVRYGMDGANHFKGAAKAEVDTSNPYFNYDPSKCIVCNRCVRACEETQGTFALTITGRGFESRITAGQGDGFMASDCVSCGACVQACPTATLQEKTVVELGQSEHSEITTCAYCGVGCGFKAEMKGEQVVRMVPWKDGKANEGHACVKGRFAWGYATHKDRITKPMIRAKISDPWREVSWEEAIGHAASEFRRIQARHGKDSIGGITSSRCTNEETYLVQKLIRAAFGNNNVDTCARVCHSPTGYGLGQTYGTSAGTQTFKSVDQSDVIMVIGANPTAAHPVFGSRMKKRLRAGAKLIVIDPREIDLVSSPHIQADYHLQLRPGTNVAMITALAHVIVTEGLLSDAYIDERCDAKSFAQWKEFVARPENSPEATAEITGVAPDLVRGAARLYALGAHDHPAGKPVNAAIYYGLGVTEHAQGSTMVMGIANLAMATGNVGREGVGVNPLRGQNNVQGSCDMGSFPHELPGYRHISDSTTRAEFEAAWGVQLNPEPGLRIPNMFEAALGGSFLGLYCEGEDIVQSDPNTQHVTAALAAMECVVVQDIFLNETAKYAHVFLPGSSFMEKDGTFTNAERRISRVTQLMQPLAGYADWEVTQLLSNALGYPMNYGHPQEIMAEIAALTPTFAGVSYEKIERLGSVQWPCNEATEEAGTDIMHKDQFVRGKGRFIITQYVATEEKVTQRFPLLLTTGRILSQYNVGAQTRRTANSQWHSEDRLEIHPHDAEDRGVRDGDWVGIESRAGHTVLRATVTERIQPGVVYTTFHFPESGANVITTDSSDWATNCPEYKVTAVQVLPVAQPSSWQRGYAQFNDEQLSHLAAAQVEAGAL, from the coding sequence ATGTTGGAACATTTGAAGCACACCGATTTTGGAACTCCCCTCAGCCTGTCTGAAGAGCTGGTCACGCTGCAAATTGACGGCCGCGAAGTCACCGTGCCCAAGGGCACTTCGCTGATGCGTGCCGCCGTGGATGGCGGTATCAAAGTGCCCAAGCTCTGTGCTACGGATTCGCTGGAACCTTTTGGTTCTTGCCGCCTGTGTCTGGTACAGATCGAGGGGCGCAAGGGTTATCCGGCTTCCTGCACCACGCCAGCCGAATCTGGCATGAAGGTGAAAACGCAAAGCCCGCAGTTGCAGGAGCTGCGCAAGGGCGTGATGGAGTTGTATATCTCCGACCATCCACTGGACTGCCTGACCTGTTCGTCCAATGGCGACTGCGAGCTGCAGGACATGGCGGGCGTGGTGGGCCTGCGCGAGGTGCGCTATGGCATGGACGGTGCCAATCACTTCAAGGGCGCAGCCAAGGCTGAGGTCGATACCTCCAACCCCTATTTCAATTACGACCCCAGTAAATGCATTGTTTGCAACCGCTGCGTGCGCGCCTGCGAAGAGACGCAGGGCACGTTTGCGCTGACGATCACGGGGCGCGGCTTTGAATCGCGCATTACGGCAGGGCAGGGCGATGGCTTCATGGCCAGCGACTGCGTGAGCTGCGGCGCCTGCGTGCAGGCCTGCCCCACGGCCACGCTGCAGGAAAAGACCGTGGTGGAGCTGGGCCAGTCCGAGCACAGTGAGATCACCACCTGCGCCTATTGCGGCGTGGGCTGCGGCTTCAAGGCCGAGATGAAGGGCGAGCAGGTCGTGCGCATGGTGCCGTGGAAAGACGGCAAGGCCAACGAGGGCCATGCCTGCGTCAAGGGCCGCTTTGCCTGGGGCTATGCCACGCATAAGGACCGCATCACAAAGCCCATGATTCGCGCCAAGATCAGCGACCCCTGGCGTGAAGTGAGCTGGGAAGAGGCCATTGGCCATGCGGCCAGCGAGTTTCGCCGCATACAGGCTAGGCATGGCAAGGATTCGATTGGCGGCATCACCTCATCGCGCTGCACCAATGAAGAAACCTATCTGGTGCAAAAGCTGATCCGAGCCGCTTTTGGCAACAACAACGTCGATACCTGCGCGCGCGTCTGCCACTCGCCCACGGGCTATGGGCTGGGTCAGACCTATGGAACTTCGGCAGGCACGCAGACCTTCAAGTCGGTGGATCAGTCTGATGTGATCATGGTCATTGGCGCCAACCCCACGGCGGCCCATCCGGTGTTTGGTTCGCGCATGAAAAAGCGCCTGCGTGCGGGTGCCAAACTCATCGTGATCGACCCACGCGAGATTGACTTGGTCAGCTCTCCCCACATTCAGGCCGACTATCACCTGCAGCTCAGACCCGGCACCAATGTGGCCATGATTACCGCGCTGGCTCATGTGATCGTTACCGAGGGCTTGCTGTCCGATGCATACATCGACGAGCGTTGCGATGCTAAGTCCTTCGCGCAGTGGAAAGAGTTTGTGGCCAGACCCGAAAACTCCCCAGAAGCCACGGCAGAAATTACCGGCGTCGCCCCTGATCTGGTGCGCGGCGCGGCCCGTCTGTATGCGCTGGGCGCGCACGATCATCCAGCAGGTAAGCCAGTCAACGCCGCAATCTACTACGGGCTGGGTGTGACGGAGCATGCACAGGGCTCGACCATGGTCATGGGCATTGCCAATCTGGCCATGGCCACCGGCAATGTGGGGCGTGAAGGTGTGGGCGTGAACCCGCTGCGCGGCCAGAACAATGTGCAGGGCTCTTGCGATATGGGCAGCTTTCCGCATGAGCTGCCCGGCTACCGCCATATCTCGGACAGCACAACGCGCGCCGAGTTTGAAGCCGCATGGGGTGTGCAGCTGAACCCTGAGCCCGGTCTGCGCATACCCAATATGTTTGAAGCGGCGCTGGGTGGCAGCTTTCTGGGTCTGTACTGCGAGGGCGAAGATATTGTTCAGTCCGACCCCAACACCCAGCATGTGACGGCCGCGTTGGCAGCCATGGAATGCGTGGTGGTGCAGGACATCTTCTTGAACGAAACCGCCAAGTACGCCCATGTGTTTTTGCCCGGCTCGTCCTTCATGGAAAAAGATGGCACTTTCACCAATGCCGAGCGCCGCATTTCGCGCGTGACCCAGCTCATGCAACCGCTGGCCGGCTATGCCGACTGGGAAGTGACGCAGCTGCTATCGAATGCGCTGGGCTACCCCATGAACTACGGTCACCCCCAAGAAATCATGGCCGAGATTGCCGCACTCACGCCCACGTTTGCCGGCGTGAGCTATGAAAAGATAGAGCGGCTGGGAAGCGTGCAATGGCCATGTAATGAGGCCACCGAAGAGGCCGGTACGGACATCATGCACAAAGATCAATTTGTGCGTGGCAAGGGCCGTTTCATCATCACCCAGTATGTGGCGACCGAGGAAAAAGTCACTCAGCGCTTTCCGCTGCTGCTGACCACTGGGCGCATCCTCTCGCAGTACAACGTGGGCGCGCAGACTCGCCGCACGGCCAACAGCCAGTGGCATAGCGAAGACAGGCTGGAGATTCATCCGCATGATGCCGAAGATCGCGGCGTTCGCGACGGCGACTGGGTGGGTATCGAAAGCCGTGCCGGTCACACGGTGCTGCGCGCCACGGTGACCGAGCGCATTCAGCCCGGCGTGGTCTACACGACCTTCCACTTCCCTGAATCGGGTGCCAACGTGATTACCACCGACAGCTCTGACTGGGCCACCAACTGCCCCGAGTACAAGGTGACGGCGGTGCAGGTTCTGCCTGTGGCTCAGCCATCTAGCTGGCAGCGTGGCTATGCGCAGTTCAATGATGAGCAACTGAGCCATTTGGCGGCCGCTCAGGTCGAGGCAGGAGCGCTGTAA
- a CDS encoding formate dehydrogenase subunit delta, translated as MDVNNLIRMANRIGEFFVSIPDRDEALEGIALHIQKFWDPRMRLRLLDALSDEQQAQQLLPLVRDSLRLHDQQLRPKR; from the coding sequence ATGGATGTGAACAACCTGATCCGCATGGCGAACCGCATTGGCGAATTTTTTGTCTCCATCCCTGATCGTGACGAGGCGCTGGAGGGCATTGCACTGCATATCCAGAAGTTCTGGGACCCGCGCATGCGGCTGCGCCTTCTGGATGCGCTGAGCGATGAGCAGCAGGCGCAGCAGTTGTTGCCCTTGGTCCGAGACTCCTTGCGGCTGCACGACCAGCAACTGCGGCCAAAGCGGTAG
- a CDS encoding DMT family transporter, with the protein MTSKTPANAQMGSHLRLLGMALLWGASWPAGRILALNMSPLAASGLRFVLAASLLLPWLYWSGGFPAIKKWPLKTWLGMFAAGATGVFGYAAFFLSGLQHLPAGKAALVITLNPVATLLLAVWLFKERINGVIALGMALAACGAVVVISHGKPLELLNGTLGIGEMLILGCVACWVCYTLIGRAMLAGVDALAATTVTAIFGAVLLLVTSMLVEGPQALISAFHASNQAWVAMIFMAYGSTAIAYAWYFAGVKTLGAGAASGYITLVPVIGVMLSALLLGESVDGSMLLGGAMAIAGTAVMNWGRRQVLA; encoded by the coding sequence ATGACTTCCAAAACTCCCGCTAACGCCCAGATGGGCTCGCACTTACGTCTGCTGGGCATGGCCTTGCTCTGGGGGGCTTCATGGCCTGCGGGGCGTATTTTGGCGCTCAATATGTCGCCGCTGGCGGCGTCCGGTTTGCGCTTTGTGCTGGCCGCGAGCTTGCTGTTGCCATGGCTTTACTGGTCTGGTGGTTTTCCTGCGATCAAAAAGTGGCCGCTCAAGACCTGGCTGGGCATGTTTGCCGCTGGTGCCACCGGCGTCTTTGGCTATGCCGCATTTTTCCTGAGCGGCTTGCAGCATCTACCCGCAGGCAAGGCGGCGCTGGTGATTACGCTCAACCCTGTTGCGACCTTGCTGCTGGCCGTGTGGCTGTTCAAGGAGCGCATCAATGGCGTGATTGCCCTGGGCATGGCATTGGCGGCCTGTGGCGCGGTGGTGGTGATCTCGCATGGCAAGCCGCTGGAACTGCTCAATGGCACGTTAGGCATTGGTGAGATGCTGATTCTGGGCTGCGTCGCCTGCTGGGTTTGCTACACGCTCATCGGGCGCGCCATGCTGGCAGGGGTGGATGCACTGGCTGCCACCACGGTTACCGCCATCTTTGGTGCCGTTCTGTTGCTGGTCACCAGTATGTTGGTTGAAGGCCCGCAGGCTCTGATCTCCGCCTTTCATGCCAGCAATCAGGCGTGGGTGGCCATGATCTTCATGGCCTATGGCTCCACCGCCATTGCTTACGCCTGGTACTTTGCGGGCGTCAAGACACTGGGGGCGGGAGCCGCATCGGGCTACATCACACTGGTGCCGGTGATTGGCGTGATGCTGTCAGCCCTGTTGCTGGGTGAGAGCGTGGATGGCTCCATGCTGCTGGGCGGTGCCATGGCGATTGCAGGCACGGCCGTAATGAACTGGGGGCGCAGGCAGGTGCTTGCCTAG
- a CDS encoding DUF333 domain-containing protein has translation MKHALGIAGAVIAAAAIVSGCAQSVSINMGSPAAAQCSKFGGKLRIEKTAEVDRSICVLPDGSTFEESVQRHKASVSQ, from the coding sequence ATGAAACATGCACTAGGTATCGCTGGAGCTGTCATTGCAGCCGCAGCCATTGTCAGCGGCTGCGCTCAGTCGGTCTCCATCAATATGGGTAGTCCTGCAGCAGCTCAATGCAGCAAGTTTGGCGGCAAGTTGCGTATAGAAAAGACTGCGGAAGTCGATCGCAGTATCTGCGTATTGCCGGACGGATCGACCTTCGAAGAGAGCGTGCAGCGCCACAAGGCGTCAGTGAGTCAATGA
- a CDS encoding adenosine deaminase: MNAAPTAPTPELTAFAHAIPKMELHCHLLGTVRKNTFIELTQRSKAPLTLEEIEAFYTRGEKPVGVLRVLRALDQWLLQTPADLERITYEYLQDAAAHNVRYAEFFWNPTGTVECSGMSYATAQQAILAGAAAAQKDCGIRGRLVPSIDREAPPEAAVQMVQWMLENRHDDVPGIGIDYRENERPPELFLEAYALARKNGLKTTAHASEFGLPWNNLQTAVELLKVDRVDHGYTVINNPELAQRCADLGIVFTVVPSNSYYLRTLAPERWALDHPIRQMPAMGLRVHPNTDDPTLHHIDPTGAWTKMVSDFGFSIADLKGFMLNGIDAAWIDDSEKRALHQQWSAEFDVLSSSSDI, from the coding sequence ATGAATGCCGCGCCGACCGCCCCTACCCCTGAACTGACCGCCTTTGCCCACGCCATCCCCAAGATGGAGCTGCACTGCCACCTGCTGGGCACTGTTCGAAAAAACACGTTTATCGAGCTGACACAGCGCTCCAAAGCACCGCTGACGCTGGAAGAGATCGAAGCCTTCTACACCCGCGGCGAAAAGCCCGTGGGCGTGCTGCGTGTGCTGCGCGCCCTTGACCAGTGGCTGCTGCAGACGCCCGCCGATCTGGAGCGCATCACCTACGAATACCTGCAAGACGCCGCTGCGCACAACGTGCGCTACGCCGAATTTTTCTGGAACCCCACGGGCACCGTTGAATGCTCTGGCATGAGCTATGCCACTGCCCAGCAAGCGATTCTTGCAGGCGCTGCGGCAGCGCAAAAAGACTGCGGCATACGTGGGCGACTTGTTCCATCGATTGACCGCGAAGCCCCGCCCGAAGCCGCCGTGCAGATGGTGCAATGGATGCTGGAGAACCGCCACGATGACGTGCCCGGCATAGGCATCGATTACCGCGAAAACGAACGCCCGCCCGAGCTGTTTCTGGAGGCCTATGCGCTGGCCCGTAAAAACGGACTCAAGACCACGGCCCATGCCAGCGAGTTTGGCCTGCCCTGGAACAATCTGCAGACCGCTGTGGAGCTACTCAAGGTAGACCGCGTGGACCACGGCTACACCGTCATCAACAACCCCGAGCTGGCCCAGCGCTGCGCCGATCTGGGTATTGTGTTCACCGTCGTTCCCAGCAACTCCTACTACCTGCGCACACTTGCGCCAGAGCGCTGGGCGCTGGACCACCCCATCCGCCAGATGCCCGCCATGGGCCTTCGCGTCCATCCCAACACAGACGACCCCACGCTGCACCATATCGACCCCACGGGTGCGTGGACCAAGATGGTCAGCGACTTTGGGTTTTCCATCGCAGATCTCAAAGGATTCATGCTTAACGGCATTGATGCAGCATGGATTGATGACAGCGAAAAACGTGCACTGCACCAGCAATGGAGTGCAGAGTTTGATGTGCTGAGCAGCTCAAGCGATATTTAA